Proteins encoded together in one Prionailurus viverrinus isolate Anna chromosome B1, UM_Priviv_1.0, whole genome shotgun sequence window:
- the LOC125164889 gene encoding basic proline-rich protein-like, with protein sequence MTLFANSGALASSRLGPLTAHIYTPTRGSCPNTRPEAFPELPNTKKGKVVKLGAPLGQTKSSPFGIVPSPACGPRVLGRGKKVTALPASRLLSRPLDSPSAEGPGGSAGALRRRRAPSAGGGPHARWPPPPRPGSLRTHSATAPRGTRAPTPPARAPRWPGAEGRGGGAAREQKSLSSPIGGTARAAGLTQPARPHSTAPSGERERTRLEGRPGPRGGGGLASIGEGVLAPRRSPWTPPAQPRGRAGVTRSPSAARPRPARRPPPEPQYLQISPGQRLAPRPSAPSPCRCRRCRRRRPAGPPPLRLSPQPSAALTGRPRGGGAGDPESPLLLRLLFFVAGVSGGGEWEDGKVGRWGRRGPQGPREGLQRVLKPPALATPSQAPPPPPPPGSVARGLGGACSSAAPRARGSRTFQHRRLRRAPSPRRRRRRPRDTPPPPPARARGTRPPRRPRAWPPGAPRPLAKGVALGRGWAVGAPRGSRT encoded by the exons CTCTTTGCAAACTCGGGCGCTCTCGCTTCCTCTCGGCTGGGCCCGCTCACTGCACACATTTACACACCAACTCGCGGGAGTTGCCCCAACACTCGTCCTGAAGCTTTTCCTGAGCTCCCCAACACTAAGAAAGGCAAGGTGGTCAAACTCGGGGCGCCGCTGGGCCAGACCAAATCTTCCCCATTCGGGATTGTCCCCTCCCCGGCCTGCGGGCCCCGAGTCTTGGGTAGAGGGAAGAAAGTTACCGCGTTGCCGGCGTCCCGGCTCCTCTCACGGCCCCTGGACTCGCCCTCCGCCGAGGGCCCGGGAGGCTCCGCGGGCGCCCTCCGGAGGCGTCGGGCCCCAAGCGCCGGAGGGGGGCCCCACGCGCGCTGGCCGCCTCCCCCGCGCCCCGGAAGTTTGCGAACTCACTCCGCCACAGCGCCCCGCGGGACGCGCGCCCCAACCCCGCCAGCTCGCGCGCCTAGGTGGCCGGGTGCGGAGGGCCGCGGCGGCGGGGCGGCCCGAGAGCAGAAATCGCTGTCCAGCCCCATTGGCGGAACCGCCCGGGCCGCGGGGCTGACTCAACCCGCCCGGCCGCACTCAACGGCGCCTTCCGGCGAAAGGGagag GACTCGACTCGAGGGGCGCCCGGGCCCGCGCGGAGGCGGCGGCCTGGCCTCGATTGGGGAGGGGGTTCTGGCTCCGCGCCGCTCCCCATGGACGCCCCCGGCCCAGCCCCGAGGCCGCGCCGGTGTAACCCGATCCCCCTCggccgcccgcccccgcccggcgCGGCGGCCGCCGCCGGAGCCACAGTATCTGCAAATCAGCCCTGGACAGCGCCTCGCTCCGCGTCCTTCCGCGCCCTCCCCctgccgctgccgccgctgccgccgccgccgcccggccggCCCTCCCCCACTGCGACTGAGCCCCCAGCCCTCCGCCGCGCTTACCGGCCGTCCTAGGGGAGGAGGGGCCGGCGACCCGGAGTCGCCGCTCCTTCTCCGACTACTTTTCTTTGTTGCTGGAGTTtcggggggaggggagtgggaggatGGAAAAGTTGGGCGCTGGGGACGTCGAGGCCCGCAAGGCCCAAGAGAGGGACTACAGAGAGTGCTCAAGCCGCCGGCTCTCGCCACGCCGTCccaggcgccgccgccgccgccgccgccggggtcTGTGGCCCGGGGCCTCGGCGGCGCTTGCTCTTCTGCTGCACCGCGAGCTCGCGGGAGCCGCACATTCCAGCACAGGAGGCTGCGCCGCGCACCcagcccgcgccgccgccgccgccgcccgcgagACACGCCCCCTCCACCGCCCGCGCGCGCCCGCGGGACACGCCCACCCCGCCGCCCGCGCGCGTGGCCGCCCGGCGCGCCCCGCCCCTTGGCGAAGGGGGTTGCCCTGGGCCGTGGCTGGGCTGTGGGCGCGCCTAGGGGGAGCCGCACCTAA